A genomic stretch from Malus domestica chromosome 15, GDT2T_hap1 includes:
- the LOC103422257 gene encoding bifunctional aspartate aminotransferase and glutamate/aspartate-prephenate aminotransferase-like, whose translation MAAFSLQTSSSSSGIARLSFETRIPGSDLGADPKSVYFPCQPRVLPLKHRCNGKSKSRGGVVLAVAVSGNDQTHVEVDVSLSPRVNSVKPSKTVAITDQATALVQAGVPVIRLAAGEPDFDTPSVIAEAGINAIREGFTRYTPNAGTLELRQAICHKLKEENGITYTPDQIVVSNGAKQSIVQAVLAVCSPGDEVIIPAPFWVSYPEMARMADATPVILPTSISNDFLLDPKLLESKLTEKSRLLILCSPSNPTGSVYPKSLLQEIAKIVAKHPRLLVISDEIYEHIIYAPATHTSFASLPGMWERTLTINGFSKAFAMTGWRLGYIAGPKHFVTACGKLQSQFTSGASSISQKAGVAALGLGYAGGEAVATMVKAFRERRDFLVKSFGKLSGVRISEPRGAFYLFIDFSAYYGTEAEGFGKIENSESLCRYLLDKGQVALVPGDAFGDDTCIRISYAASLPTLQAAVERIKKALVELKPSVGV comes from the exons ATGGCCGCCTTTTCCCTCcaaacctcctcctcctcctccggtATTGCCCGTCTCAGTTTCGAAACCCGCATCCCCGGATCCGATTTGGGTGCAGACCCGAAATCCGTTTATTTTCCTTGTCAGCCTCGTGTGCTTCCTCTTAAGCATCGCTGCAACGGTAAGAGTAAATCAAGAGGAGGAGTGGTGTTGGCAGTGGCAGTGAGTGGGAATGACCAAACCCATGTGGAAGTTGACGTTTCTCTTAGCCCACGAGTCAACTCCGTCAAGCCTTCCAAGACTGTTGCCATTACTGACCAGGCCACGGCTCTCGTGCAAGCCGGAGTGCCCGTCATTCGATTGGCTGCCGGCGAACCTGATTTCGATACCCCTTCCGTCATAGCTGAG gcCGGTATTAATGCGATTCGTGAAGGATTCACGAGGTACACACCAAATGCAGGCACTTTGGAGCTGCGCCAAGCAATTTGTCATAAGCTCAAAG AGGAGAATGGGATCACTTACACACCGGATCAGATTGTAGTTAGCAATGGAGCCAAGCAGAGCATTGTTCAAGCTGTGCTTGCAGTTTGTTCCCCAGGAGACGAG GTTATAATTCCGGCTCCATTTTGGGTGAGTTACCCTGAAATGGCAAGGATGGCCGATGCAACTCCTGTGATTCTTCCAACGAGCATCTCCAATGATTTTCTCTTGGATCCAAAACTTCTCGAATCCAAACTCACGGAGAAGTCAAGACTGTTGATTCTTTGTTCTCCATCCAACCCCACAGGGTCTGTTTACCCTAAGAGTTTGCTTCAAGAGATTGCTAAGATTGTAGCAAAGCATCCCAGGCTTCTG GTTATTTCTGATGAAATATATGAACACATAATTTACGCACCGGCAACTCACACAAGCTTTGCATCCTTGCCAGGCATGTGGGAGAGGACTCTGACAATCAATGGGTTTTCCAAG GCTTTTGCAATGACTGGTTGGCGACTTGGATATATTGCCGGGCCTAAACACTTTGTTACGGCATGTGGAAAGCTCCAGAGTCAG TTCACCTCAGGTGCCAGTAGTATATCACAGAAAGCAGGAGTTGCTGCCTTAGGTCTCGGTTATGCTGGTGGAGAGGCAGTTGCTACTATGGTTAAAGCGTTCAGGGAGCGACGGGATTTCTTGGTCAAAAGCTTTGGCAAACTTTCAGGTGTCAGGATTTCAGAACCCAGG GGAGCTTTCTATCTCTTCATAGATTTCAGCGCTTACTATGGAACGGAGGCTGAAGGATTTGGTAAAATTGAGAATTCAGAGTCCTTATGCCGTTACCTACTTGACAAGGGCCAG GTTGCACTAGTACCAGGAGATGCGTTTGGAGATGATACGTGCATACGAATCTCCTATGCAGCATCCCTTCCCACCCTACAGGCAGCTGTGGAGAGAATTAAGAAAGCACTTGTTGAACTAAAGCCCTCAGTTGGTGTTTAA